From a single Cytophagales bacterium WSM2-2 genomic region:
- the yogA gene encoding putative zinc-type alcohol dehydrogenase-like protein YogA, producing the protein MKALVLTAPGQIEMKEMPVPVLTSGKALVKIKAAALNRRDDWIREGKYPNIKTGMVMGSDGAGVVESVHDDEHKDWVGKEVVINPNIDWGPDPDVQALKYTILGMPVDGTFAEYVAVPVHRLHHKPFHLDLLQASALPLGGLTAFRALFRKGELRAGQNVLISGFGGGVAQFAFIFAKATGANVYITSGSDEKIEKAMKLGAKGGYNYKKQSTYEELWKTKGGFDLIIDSAGGDQINNYIKVLRPSGKIVFYGATNGMPSKVDFYRMFWNQLSLVGTTMGNDQEFTEMLAFVSKHQLRPIVDSIRPFSKLAESFSDIAKPNKVGKIVFQV; encoded by the coding sequence ATGAAAGCCCTTGTTCTTACAGCTCCAGGCCAAATTGAAATGAAAGAAATGCCAGTACCCGTTTTGACATCGGGTAAAGCGCTGGTGAAAATTAAAGCTGCGGCCTTAAACAGGCGTGATGACTGGATTCGCGAGGGAAAATACCCTAACATCAAGACAGGAATGGTTATGGGATCAGATGGAGCAGGTGTCGTGGAGTCGGTGCATGATGATGAACATAAAGATTGGGTTGGAAAAGAGGTCGTGATCAATCCCAACATTGACTGGGGCCCTGACCCTGACGTTCAGGCTTTGAAGTACACAATCCTGGGGATGCCGGTAGACGGGACATTCGCAGAGTATGTAGCTGTGCCAGTCCATCGGCTTCATCACAAACCTTTTCATTTGGATTTACTGCAGGCATCAGCGTTGCCACTTGGAGGGCTCACTGCATTTCGTGCATTGTTCCGTAAGGGCGAGTTGCGAGCGGGACAGAATGTCCTGATCTCAGGCTTTGGTGGTGGAGTGGCGCAGTTTGCTTTCATTTTTGCGAAAGCAACAGGAGCCAACGTTTACATTACTTCCGGAAGTGATGAAAAGATTGAGAAAGCCATGAAGTTGGGAGCGAAGGGGGGGTACAACTACAAGAAGCAGTCTACCTATGAAGAACTCTGGAAGACCAAAGGTGGTTTTGATTTAATCATAGATAGTGCGGGCGGAGACCAGATCAACAATTACATAAAAGTGCTGCGTCCTTCTGGCAAGATTGTTTTCTATGGGGCCACCAATGGAATGCCTAGTAAGGTTGATTTCTACCGGATGTTCTGGAATCAGCTTTCGCTTGTTGGTACGACCATGGGCAACGACCAGGAGTTTACGGAGATGTTGGCCTTCGTCAGTAAACATCAACTCCGCCCGATTGTTGATTCGATCAGACCTTTTTCAAAGTTGGCAGAGTCATTTTCTGATATCGCAAAACCTAACAAAGTGGGAAAGATTGTATTTCAGGTGTAG
- the etfB gene encoding electron transfer flavoprotein subunit alpha: protein MKILVCISHVPDTTSKIAFVENNSKFDTTGVQFIIGPYDDYALARAIELKETMGATVTVLNVGTADSEPTIRKALAIGADDAIRVNAVPTDSLFVATQIAAHAKGYDLVLMGRESIDFNSGVVHAMVGEMLGIPSISPVMKLDIDGTKVKMTKEIEGGKEQVEANLPLVAGCQEPIAEWKIPNMRGIMSARTKPLNVVEPQSIEVSVVNKSFELPAPKGAVKMISADNVAELVTRLKTEAKVL from the coding sequence ATGAAAATTTTAGTTTGTATTTCGCACGTACCTGACACGACATCCAAGATTGCTTTTGTCGAAAATAATTCAAAGTTTGACACCACGGGGGTGCAGTTTATCATTGGCCCTTACGATGATTATGCTCTGGCCAGAGCCATCGAATTGAAGGAGACGATGGGCGCAACAGTAACCGTGCTCAACGTTGGTACAGCAGATTCTGAGCCTACTATTCGCAAGGCGTTGGCCATTGGTGCTGACGATGCCATTCGCGTTAACGCAGTGCCCACCGATTCACTTTTCGTAGCAACACAGATAGCTGCCCACGCCAAAGGTTATGACCTCGTGCTGATGGGTCGTGAGTCAATCGATTTTAACAGTGGTGTTGTTCACGCGATGGTAGGAGAGATGTTGGGTATTCCATCGATATCGCCGGTAATGAAATTAGACATTGATGGCACGAAAGTAAAAATGACAAAAGAGATTGAAGGAGGAAAAGAACAAGTGGAAGCCAACCTTCCACTGGTTGCAGGATGTCAGGAGCCGATTGCCGAATGGAAGATCCCTAACATGCGTGGAATTATGTCGGCCAGGACCAAACCTTTAAATGTGGTTGAGCCCCAAAGCATAGAAGTGTCTGTCGTAAACAAGAGCTTTGAATTACCGGCACCCAAAGGAGCTGTGAAGATGATCAGCGCTGACAATGTAGCCGAGTTAGTAACCCGGTTAAAGACAGAAGCCAAAGTGCTGTAG